From the genome of Prunus persica cultivar Lovell chromosome G8, Prunus_persica_NCBIv2, whole genome shotgun sequence:
AAGAAACGAAACACAGATCCCTAAAATactaataataaaactaaacGAAGTCAAATTCCATTCCTTTGCATACATCAGATTACTTAATTCCCCATGATCAGTCCAATATGGTATATGATTTGCCAAAACACAGAGTATTGCCTGTAGCCATAATTTTTATGCAACTGAAAACAGGAAAACTTCTGCCATTAGACCCAGAATgatgaaattgatgaaaaaCTCGTAAACTTACCATTCTTTGTTATAGTAGCTTCAAGAGTGGAAGAGAGCAATGGTGGACTAGAGTGGAAATTGACTGACATTTAGACAGAAGGCAACAGTGGAAGTGATAGACGAAGAAGGAGCAAAAGGTTAAAGCGGTGTAACATGGTGTTGATTGTGGAGGAGGTGAAGGCAAAAGGGAGCTGTCTGTGATAGTGGTCAATTTTCCTGGAGTGTGGTAATAACTACAACAGTAATAGTAAGGGTAAGCTTGGGTGGTGTTCGCACTCATAGTTGCAAAGTCTtgtgttctttttccttcaacagTTCTCCATTAAAGGAGCAAGAAATACTATTTAGACAGTTCTCTGTAACTCTGTTTCTGCAATTTATGACATTACTACTGTTATCGTTATAACTTATTTGATAGCTATTAATCCTTGTGCAACCAGAATATGCATGATAATTCCAGTCCGACGGAAATTTCCATACCATACTGTCAAATGTGTATTATTTACAGATATCCACAAGAgttcaaaaatatatactgctatttttagttttttcataTGACATTAAGGTATTCATCCAAATATGACAAATGAAATCCAAGCAAGACTCAGGTAAATCTAATACGAACAGTACATAACTTGCATGTACTGTATATCTCTTCCTGGGATGATAATTTCCACTAGTAAAGATATCACTTAAACTCCAGAGCTCATCTTGAAACCTAAACCTTTATAGAAGTTGCCAATAAAGCATTCAATGCTAAAAACTTCAAGGAATTTATCATTTCACAACTTGTATATTTTGGTTTATCTTGTTAATAGCCTTGTCAACAAAGAGAAATTCCATGCGCAGTTATTAGCTATCCCTTTTGACCGGAAATTCAAGTTTGCCAAAGGTCTtaagtgaaaataatttatatgatCAACATGACAGCTTTGTCACGAATCATCTTTGTCACGAATCATCATCTTTCCGGAAATTCATGTCAATATAGTATTTAGATCAATCAGCAGTAAACTCACGAATTCgacatttaaattttatgtatattgtaacaaaCTAGGTTGCTTAACCTTTCTTCTTTGGCACTTCTATAATAAACTGAACAAAAATTGCCGCCAGCAAGGACTAAACatctctttttgttcttttctatAAACCTCTTCTATCGCAGGAGGACTAAAGCAGTACATCTCTCTGTCCTGTTTTTTCCTCTTAGAGTTCTACAAATGAATTTCTTCAAGTTAAATTTCGACGACAAAACATTGCAAATGCAGCATGCTTTACCCCGAGATGCATGAATACAAAAAGAAGAGTAGTTCCAAACAAAAATTCCGTTGTAACTTAATACCTTGCTGAAAATTTATCCAGGTTATAGCAAAACTTTAGGCCATGCTTCAGGCCACCCAAAACACACATAAGAAATTATTGCCATAAATACTGTACATTCACAGAAACTGCACATAATGGCCATAACAccgaaaaatgaaaacaaaaaagatcaTAAACAATCAAGTAAATGAGAACCATTTTAAACAGCATCTTATAGATCATGCTTCATGCAATTAGCAGTCCATTATGtcttatattaaaaatgaatCATATTTTACACAAGGCATACCAAAACATGTCtaatacaagaaaaatacAGTAACTCACCAAACCATCCTTTTGATTCAGCAACTGCCCAATAACTCTGTGCCTCGCTCCGAGGACCAGCATCTCTTCGAGTCTCTCCACCACTAAACAGAAGCAAAGCTCTATCGTCTTTGGCTGCGACTTCAATACCCTCTTGTATATGCGCCACGAAAGTTGCAGCTTGACCTGGATTCTTCTGATAAGACTCCAAAAACCAAGAATCCTCCTTATCAACTTTTCCACAGCTACTGCTAGTATAAACTGAATGCCCGGCAACCATGACTAGATTCTGAAGATTCGGCAACGGATAACTATTCGAACCcgtgtcaaattttttatagcTAGCCATCATTTCAAACCGGCTCTCATATAGAGAGAAAAGTAAGAGAATTGTGACCCCAACTGACAAGGAGATGGTGAAAACTAAAAGTGGGTGCAGCTTACAATAATACTGAAGGCGGTTTCCAATGGACCTAATCATTTTGATGGGTTGCAATGGTGAATGCCTATGCTTTCGGGTTCTTCTAATGGTTCCAGATTCTAAATCAAAGTCACCTCTTGGGTAGGCTGTGAAGGATTTAGGACTGCCAGGCCGAAATGGATAATTGCTCATTATAGTACAAATCCAGCTTACGCGGATATAAATGAATAGAACAAACCATGCCCAGGAGAAAATTTAGAACAAAAAAGTAATGGTGATCATGAATTTCATGATACAAATACAGAGCAGTATGAACAAATACACAGGGAGATCAACCAATTTACACAGAGGTTGCAACGCATCAGTGGAATTTATAAAGTTTGCAGCTTTAATGAGAATCAGAGGGATTTGCGAACGAATTTTACAACTGAATCAAGCACAGGCTGAACCAGAGAGAGATAGCTCACCGAAACTGGTGTCTGTGAAATTGTTGTGTGCGCTTCTAACTGAGATGAAAATTCAGGTTTCAGTGattcttttgttatttaaatACAAGGAAGATCCAGGCTTCAGAGGTTTCcttgagatttgaatttgactcTGAcggaggaaaaagaagaagaattttaCTCTGGATGTtccttatttctatttttcagatttgaattaaaatttgtctaaagtCAATGTGTATATTATTTATTGGCTTATTTATGTTCATGCCCCtgttcttttaaatttgtcttAAATTACCACATGTATTTGCAAACGTTTCAAAATACCCCTCaaacttttaaaaacaatCTCACGTTACCCGTTCCGTCAGTTTTATAGACATTCCGTTACATGCGTTGGGCCTTACTTcgtttaaaatatatttaaaagtatagtCGGGCAGCTATacctctttttaaaaaaaatttaaaaaaaaaggctgaagaaggagaagaagaccTTCTCAGCCTCTTTGATTCATACTGGTTTAAACATGGAATTCTGAGCAAAAAATCCCCTTCAAAACCCCAAGAAGCAACAAACGCAAGTCTCTAAGTGGACCAATCAGCCCAAGAAGCAGACCAACAAGAAGTACCAAATTTCCCCAGCCTTTCATGCTTGCCAAGGTCTCTAAGTGATGACCAATCTTTAAACAACAAAGGGAGCCTCTTCTCTTCCAATTCTCTCTCCCCACACTCAATCCTCATGAGCACCACACCAAAATTCCAAACAATTTTCTCTGGTAAACAAGTCATAGAGTTCTCCAAACCCTATGAGCACCCAATTTCCCTCTTTTTTAGAACTGAAAAATCTTTATTCACAAATGTTAAAGATTAAAACGAAGTGGGGCCCAACGCACGTAATGGAATGTTTATAAAACTGACAGAATGGGTAACGTGAGACTATTTTAAaagtttgggggtattttGAGATATTTGCAAATACATGTGGTAATCTGAGACAAGTTTGAAAGCACAAGGgggcatgtacataaataagccttatttatttttcttttgaaacagTTAGCGACTATTTGGCATTACTTATTttgggtgataagtgatttttttaaaaattttgggaagcccaacacttttggtaaactatgagaaaatcacttattattaaaaattgctgtgagagaaagcgaTAAGGGAAAGTAGTGTGGGGGCtttttcttccggcagctaGAAATGGGCTAGGCTGCCGTAAATAGCAAATGGATGAAATTATCCCATGTGTCTAAGTTCGAAGATCAAGCCCCAAAAATGCTTCGAAAGGAAATAGatgccttaggaaacaccttggttaccttcaccaacaaaaataacaacagcTTACAGACAGATGTTCTAGCTTTGCATGAGAGacttgtggcatggaagcaaaagTGACATTAGTTTACCACTGAAGGGAAAGTAATGCGTTCTTGGGGGAAAAAAAGGGTGTTAAGGTAAGAGAAGAAGGGTATGCAGGAAGGTTTAGCTAAGaatgagggaaagagagaggaatgggtggcttgagtgtttttccggcagcttgacagaggCTCTGTCAAGTGTTAGAACAGTCTGCCATAAGAGGGGAAATTGGGGAAAAGGATGAATAGAGCACGAATTTGCTGGATTTTGCAGgtgagagaggaagcttgctctatGGATGTGGTTGGTTTAGCTAGTGATGAAGTAGTGGGTGTGCTGGGTAGTTTCTGGCAGCTTGACGAAAAATCTGTCAAGCACTGGAACTTtttaacagaagaaaaaaggggaGGAGATGGATGAATAGGGCATGAAATTGCAAAGGTTTCAGATATAagagatgaagcttgctctctgaatGTGTGTGTTGAGATGATGGGTAGGAAATGCCTCTTTTTATAGGCGCTAGaagctatcattttttttaagaaaccctaatggtttctatccaATTTAGCCAaactttttccttcctttctccttCTTATCTTTGACTTATCTTACTTTGGCAAAATCCTCTCTGCCCAATTTTACAAAATCAGGGATTTTTAGGAGTTCAATGCTCTTCTCGCAACTGCCTCAGTGGAGAACTCCCATTCCCAGTCATCCCCTTCCTTTGTTTTCCTCCTTCTTCCATGGCCAGGTCTGATGAGGGAAAGAAATGGGTATGCACGCTGGTTCGAAGGTGACTCCCTTCCTAGCAGTCTGCGAGCCAATATCCCCGGTCATTTGGATGTTTTTGCTTGAAACTTGTTCCCTCCCATGTGCTTGAGCCTCCCAGCAGCTCTGCGCACGTGGACCTCCAGGCTCCCTTCGTGGCTTTGTTCTCTAGCCAAGTGCTGGGGCTTTTGCTGCTTCTATTTCTAATTGTATGTACCTTCTAAGACAAAACGTTGATTTATCAATTAAATGGGTTAACCTTATCAAGTGTTGGGCTATTTTGGTTGAGTTAATGGGCTATTTGGGTTGAAGTAATGGGCTATTTTCTCCtttgtgctcacccacatgtttgggcctaagaaatgaGCTTGAGTttcgaggctcccaagcaacctgagacttccatttctcgacGCATCAATGAGACAATTCATTACtgtccataccacaacccactcaagcaagccctgggcatttgagtggcttgggcccacttaggctTGTAGCGTAGTTAGGTGTGAAATAATGATTTCCtgtttggcatggcatgtcgctttgcatgttttaattttgtcgtccCTGAAGAGGGACATGACGTTCAATTTAGCATGGGCTTGTAGAGCCGGTGCCTTTTATAGgctcatttcaatttttagcaTGACGAattacatatttatttggcatggcacgtGGATTATGACTAGTGTGAACGTAAATAATGAACTTTTGCGTGCTCCAAATTaggtcttttcttaataaggcATTGCGCTGGGCCGGGAATTCATTTGGGCAGAACcatggattttttgggccacAACAAGTAGCTAGTGAAgtactttcattttctgattatgagGGAATCAGTTTTGAAGAGGCGCTGATGATTATACGggaatcattttctgattatgctaGAATCAGTactaacaacacttttaacaaaaagtttaccaaacgccaaactatTTTCTCTCACAGCTGATTCCTCTCACAGTAAATCTGACAGctattattttcacagcacaacaATGTCAAACTGGCCCTTAATGTATACAATAAAAATTAGTTGCCGTCACCAAGTTGATTTTATAGTGTGTAgtgaaaaattaaactctattacaaaaaataatgataatcTCGTGCCAAGGAAATAAGCATGGAATAATTTCGTGAAACCATTTTAAATCAATTAGGTTTTGTTGAGAATCTCTACTTAGGTTGGCTGTTTTTCcacattaatttttaaaatatttttattgttttattgcCCAATATTAAAGGTCCAAAACACCTATTTTAGGCTTTGTTTGGTTCGGGATTGAActtcttgaaaaaaataaattttccatgtCTAATCTCGTTAAATGGGAATGATGGATGTAATTTTGATTACCAATATAATTTTCATACATTATGACGAAATATATCACTAAACCAACAtctaagttttttaaaacttattccttttcttaattaaactcattttattatttgctATTTTTAAcgttttagttttatttggAAATCTAGGAAAATCCAACCTTTAATTGTTgcaatcaaaatataattagttttttcttttttatggaagaaaaaataattagcgGTTTGctgactttgtttttgggtgccCTACTTATACACATAAAATCCCCTAATTTTCCTCCTCCCTACctccaaaaccctagctcATAACAAACTCATACCTCAGGCGTTCCTTGAATCCATGGCTACCAGTaagtctttcttttcttcatcatcGTTCTGCTAATATTGTTCTTATATTTGTTCCTAATaagaaataatgaaaaattaattggGGCTATGAAGGATTGCAATTCGAGAACTCGTGCGAGGTTGGGGTGTTCTCGAAGCTGACGAATGCCTACTGTTTGGTTTCCATCGGAGGCTCTGAGAATTTCTACAGCACATTCGAGGCCGAGTTGGCAGATGTCATCCCTGTCGTTAAAACCTCCATTGGCGGCACTCGCATCATTGGCCGCCTC
Proteins encoded in this window:
- the LOC18767255 gene encoding uncharacterized protein C57A10.07; its protein translation is MSNYPFRPGSPKSFTAYPRGDFDLESGTIRRTRKHRHSPLQPIKMIRSIGNRLQYYCKLHPLLVFTISLSVGVTILLLFSLYESRFEMMASYKKFDTGSNSYPLPNLQNLVMVAGHSVYTSSSCGKVDKEDSWFLESYQKNPGQAATFVAHIQEGIEVAAKDDRALLLFSGGETRRDAGPRSEAQSYWAVAESKGWFGKEDLRSRTLTEEHARDSFENLLFSVCRFRELTGTYPRNITVVSYDFKEERFAHLHRSAIGFPESRFFYAGTPAISTAKEAARKGEAIVRAQFQDDPYGCRGSLYHKKLGRDPFHRSIPYPNGCPEIEGLFRYCGTDPYPGSLPWPKS